The window TCGCCGGCGTGGCGGCCGCGGGGCTGCTGATCCTGTTCGAGCACCTCGCCGGCATGCCGCTCCACGCGCTCGCGCGGGCGCGCGGCGAAGCCTGGGACCTCAAGCGCAGCGCCGTGCCGCCGCTGCTGCTGCTGTGGCCCGCCGCCGCGCTGCTGTGGCCGGGGCGCCGCTTCGGCGTCCTGGCGATCCTCGCGGCCGCGGTCGGCATCGGGATCGCGGCGTCCCATTCCGGCGCGCCGGGGGCGGCGCTGGCGGCCGGGGCCGCCCTGTCCGCCCTGGCGCTCGCCGCGCCCCGCGCCGCCCTCGGCCTGACCGGCGCGGGCCTCGCCGCGCTGATCGTCGCCGCCCCCTGGACCGGCTCCATCCTCACCCGCGCCCTGCCGCCCGACGCCCGCCAGGAGCTGCGCGAGGAGCACGCCGAGCACCGGCTCGCGATCTGGTCCGCCTTCGAGCACCGCGGCTTCGACCGGCCCTGGCTCGGCCACGGCTTCGACGCGAGCTTCGCCGTCGCCGAGGCGCCGCGGCCGGGCGGCGCGCCGGCCCCGGCCGACAGCAGCCACATCGTCGGCTTCCACCCGCACGACGTCATGCTCCAGTTCTGGATCGAGGGGGGCGCGCTCGGCCTCGCGGCGGCCTCGGTGGCCTTCTGCTTCGCGATGGGGCGGCTCGCGCGGCGGCGGGGGCCGCCGCTGGCGGCGCGGCTCGGGCTGCTCGTCGCTGTGGTGGGCGTGGGCCTCGTGGGCCTGAGCGCCTGGCAGCCCTGGTGGATCGCCTCGGTGGCGGCCGCCCTGCTGTGGTTCGACCACGGCGGACGGCAGGCCTGACCGCGCCGCCGCCCGTCAGCGCCGACGCCGCGCCGCGGTCCACAGCGCGCGCGACAGGGCCTCGACCGAGTAGGGCTTGCGCAGCAGCTCGAACCCCGACGTGCCCTCCTGCGCCAGCACGTGGCTGTAGCCCGAGGTGAGCAGCACCGGCAGGCCGGGATGGCGCGCGGCGACCAGCCGGGCGAAGCTCACCCCGTCCATGCCCGGCATCACCACGTCCGAGAAGACGGCGTCGAACCCGTCGGGATCCCGCTCCAGCGCGTCGAGCCCGGCGGCGGCATCGGCCACCAGCACCGGCCGGTAGCCGAGTTCCGTCAGCGTCCCCACCGCGAAGGCGCCCACCTCGGCGTTGTCCTCGACCACGAGGACGCGGGTGCCGTGGCCCTCGACCGGGCCGGCGCCCGGCTGGGCGTCCGCGGCGCGGCGCCCGGCCGCGCCGACGCGCGGCAGGAACAGCGTGAACGTGGTGCCGCGGCCGGGCGCGCTCTCGACGCCGATGTCGCCGCCCGACTGTTTGGCGAAGCCGAAAACCTGGCTCAGGCCGAGCCCCGTGCCCTGCCCGACCCCCTTGGTGGTGAAGAAGGGTTCGAAGATGCGGTCGAGGTCGGAGGGCGCGATGCCGGACCCGGTGTCGGACAGCGACACGGTCACGACCTCACCCGGCACCGCGGGGTGGCCCCGCAACGCCGGCACCTCGCCCCGGACGCCGACCGCGATGGCGAGCGTCCCCTGCCCGTCCATGGCGTCGCGGGCGTTGACCGCGAGGTTGACCAGGGCCGTGTCGAACTGGCTCGGGTCGGCGCTCACGAAGCAGGGATGATCCGGCGCGCCGAGGTCGATCCGGATGCGCGACCCCGTCAGCGTGCGGAGCATCTCGCGCAGCGCCGACACGCTCTCGACGGCGTCGAACACCTCCGGCTGGAGCGGCTGCCGGCGCGCGAAGGCGAGCAGCTGGCCCGTCAGCCGGGCGGCGCGGCCCGCCGTGTCCGCGATGGCCTCGACGTAGCGGCGGCGGCGCTCCTCGGGCAGGTTCGGCCGCTTGAGGAGGTCCACGGACGAGCGGATCACGGTGAGCAGGTTGTTGAAGTCGTGCGCCACGCCGCCGGTGAGCTGGCCCACGGCCTCCATCTTCTGCGACTGGCGCAGCGCTTCCTCGGCGGCGCGGTGCTCGGTCACGTCGCGCGCGCAGAACAGGACCAGCGGGTCACCGTCGGCGTCGGGCCCGATCGGCGCCACCGCGACGCTGATCGCCAGCCGGGCCCCGGAGCCGTAGTCGCGCAGCGCCTCGTAGCGCTGCGTTTCCCCCGTGCGGAGGCAGTCGCGCGAGCGCTGCTCGATCGCCTCGGCCATGGCGGCGTCGACTATCTCGGCCGGCCTGCGCCCGACCACGGCGGCGCGCTCCAGGCCGTAGAGGCGCAGCGTCGCCGCGTTGGCGTCGACGTATTCGAACCGCCCGTCGGGGCGGCACCGCAGCACGAGGAGCATCTCCGGGGACGCGTCGAAGGTGGCGCGGAACCGCGCCTCGCTGCGGGCGAGGTCGCGGGTGCGCTCCGCGACGGCGCGCTCGAGCCTGTCGTTGGCGTCGCGCAGCAGCGCTTCCGCGTCCTTGCGGTCCGTGACGTCGACCGCGCAGATGTAGAGCCCGTCCACCAGGCCGTCGTCGGTCAGGCGGGGCAGGTAGCGGAGGTCGGCGACGCGGCGGCGGCCGTCGGGGTGCGGCCAGTCGAGTTCGAGGCGCGCCGGCACGCCCGCGAGCGCCCGCTCGAAGGCGCCGCGCCGCAGCTCGAAGCTCGGCGCGTCGACGATGTCGCGCACCGACCGCCCGATCATCCCCTCGGGGCACAGGCCGAACCAGTCTTGGTAGGCGCGGTTGGCGTACCGATACGTGAGGTCGCGGTCGACGAAGGCGATCAGCACCGGCAGGGCGTCGGTGACGAGGCGCAGCTCGGCCTCGCGCTCGCGCTGCGCCCGCGTCGCCAACACGTGGTCGGTGGTCTCGTTGGTGATGCAGAGGAGGCCGCGCACGGCGCCGTCGCGGTCGCGCAGCGGCGAATAGGAGAAGGTCCACCACGTCCGCTCGGGCTCGCCGCGCCGCGCCATGACGACCGGCATGTCGACGTGCCGGCTGGCGCGGCCCGCGAGCGCGTCCAGGGCGAAGGGCCGCACGGCCGGCCAGGCGTCGGGCCAGAGCTCCGGCAGCGTGGTGCCGAGCGCCACCGGCAGCCGCGGCCCGAGCACAGGGCGGTAGGCGTCGTTGAAGAAGAAGTGCAGCTCCGGCCCCCAGGCCAGGTACATGCTCTCGGGCGAGTCGAGGATGAGGTCCACGGCCGTGCGCAGCGCCGCGGGCCAGGTGTCGGGCGGCCCGATCCGCGTTCGCGACCAGTCGAAGGCGCGCATCTCCGCCGCCGTGGTGCCGCCCGCGTGGGGGAAGGCGGGCCGCTCAGGCGTCACGGCGGGTCGGGAAGGGCTGCGGCGGGATCGGCACCCTCGACCAATACCAGGGACGAGCGCGGCGTGACCATGCCTTTCCGCAGGGTCAGCGTCCTGTCCGGGTCAGCGCCGCCCCATTGCGGGGCGCAGCCGCGCGAACTCGGCCGGCACCGTCCGCTCCACGATGGCGTCGACGACGTGCTCGGCGTCCTCGGCGATGCGGGAGAA is drawn from Lichenibacterium dinghuense and contains these coding sequences:
- a CDS encoding PAS domain-containing protein; its protein translation is MTPERPAFPHAGGTTAAEMRAFDWSRTRIGPPDTWPAALRTAVDLILDSPESMYLAWGPELHFFFNDAYRPVLGPRLPVALGTTLPELWPDAWPAVRPFALDALAGRASRHVDMPVVMARRGEPERTWWTFSYSPLRDRDGAVRGLLCITNETTDHVLATRAQREREAELRLVTDALPVLIAFVDRDLTYRYANRAYQDWFGLCPEGMIGRSVRDIVDAPSFELRRGAFERALAGVPARLELDWPHPDGRRRVADLRYLPRLTDDGLVDGLYICAVDVTDRKDAEALLRDANDRLERAVAERTRDLARSEARFRATFDASPEMLLVLRCRPDGRFEYVDANAATLRLYGLERAAVVGRRPAEIVDAAMAEAIEQRSRDCLRTGETQRYEALRDYGSGARLAISVAVAPIGPDADGDPLVLFCARDVTEHRAAEEALRQSQKMEAVGQLTGGVAHDFNNLLTVIRSSVDLLKRPNLPEERRRRYVEAIADTAGRAARLTGQLLAFARRQPLQPEVFDAVESVSALREMLRTLTGSRIRIDLGAPDHPCFVSADPSQFDTALVNLAVNARDAMDGQGTLAIAVGVRGEVPALRGHPAVPGEVVTVSLSDTGSGIAPSDLDRIFEPFFTTKGVGQGTGLGLSQVFGFAKQSGGDIGVESAPGRGTTFTLFLPRVGAAGRRAADAQPGAGPVEGHGTRVLVVEDNAEVGAFAVGTLTELGYRPVLVADAAAGLDALERDPDGFDAVFSDVVMPGMDGVSFARLVAARHPGLPVLLTSGYSHVLAQEGTSGFELLRKPYSVEALSRALWTAARRRR
- a CDS encoding O-antigen ligase family protein; its protein translation is MSVGEPAESAPRWPRPGRGEARPARRPGPGAVGLPADAPAAARRLAGLAAALLGFVLPVLMVVANKSAPATLAAAALAANAAALLAGLAPALLARYAGLVRAPPTLLALGVVALCVLSFAWTVDPHLTRRGLVEGLPELLFAFALAAAWPLVAGRGDARWLLAGVAAAGLLILFEHLAGMPLHALARARGEAWDLKRSAVPPLLLLWPAAALLWPGRRFGVLAILAAAVGIGIAASHSGAPGAALAAGAALSALALAAPRAALGLTGAGLAALIVAAPWTGSILTRALPPDARQELREEHAEHRLAIWSAFEHRGFDRPWLGHGFDASFAVAEAPRPGGAPAPADSSHIVGFHPHDVMLQFWIEGGALGLAAASVAFCFAMGRLARRRGPPLAARLGLLVAVVGVGLVGLSAWQPWWIASVAAALLWFDHGGRQA